ACTTTGAACACTCTGCCTCTACTTGAAGTGCCAGTTCTCTAGTGGGAGCAAGAACCAACATTCCAGGCCCCCCACGCTGATCTTTGGATCTGCAACAAAGCATATTTAGAATGTTGGTATATAAGGATGGGCAAAGTCCATCATGCTTGACACTGAACATTTTTATACTGTTGTAAACTTCTCCTGTACACTGCTGCTAATGGAATGCTAATTTGTCTATGGTGAAAAATTTGGTGCTTATTCCATgagatttatataaaatttttttcaatacaTGATTTTTATCTTCATTACTAGAAAAATCATCTCAGGAGTTGGGTGCAGGAGGAAGTAAGTGCAGGGGGAAGTATTCACAGCTAAACAAATCCGACCTGTGAGCAGTCCTTACATTGGCTGTGAAGTCAAGTGAATGAATCCAGGCATTAAGTATGCTAATGTCTTCCCAGTACCGGTCTGCGCGATCCCAATAAGATCAATTCCTTGCAGTATAATTGGCCAAGCCTGGGACTAACATAAAACAACAAACACTTAAATGTagtcttcatttttctcttaaGGTTCAGTTAAAGAGTCATCAAAATTGAAGACATACCTGAATTGGTGTAGGCTTCTGAAAACCAACTTTTCTTATATTGGCCATAATATCAGGATAATGCTCAAATACATCTTCAAATTTACAAACAGGATTGGGAATGCAGCGCTTTTCATCTTCTTTCAAGTCATCACAAgttatattattattttctttcctatatCAAGTAGCGCAATTGTTTTAAAGTCTCATTATCTGAAAAACTGGAGCTAACATAAAAGACTGtgtatcttaattttttttaaactgcttgaacaagaaaaaacaagttTAGGCTCTTGAATGGGACTGAATTAGTCTTGTACCTTTCTTAAAAGATCTTCTATAGGAAAACTTCTCCCAAATGTATCAATAACCATTTTTTCTTAAGAACAACTGATTTGAAGTTATATATGGTTATTAACATGAACTGCACTCCTATCAGGCTACAATTATACCTGATTACAAATTAAGTAGGTATGACAAATTTTTAAACCCAAAGACAACCCAGAATTCAGATGAATTGCTTCAATTTAACAGTCAAAATTCTATATTCTGACAAAAATCTCCCCCAACTGTTGTCAGAGCAGCTGTCTGGATACTCTAGAGAATACCAACTCAACAATTTTGGAAAAAGAACATGATAAGGAAAAAGTAaggctcaaaaaaaaaaaatgctggaaCAAGCCCCTAAAAGCAGGCAAAACCCAAATCACAATTCATATAAAAGACTATattaaaaactgcttttccaAGGCTTCCTCCAATTTAGAGCTATTAATACGTTGTCCTAGTTTCAGCCAAGGGCAGAGACAATTTTCTCCCACCGGCAAAGAGGGGTGCTTGAAGCCATGCGGGCATGGCTACATTGTTACTCTGTATCACCCAAATCATCATGGGAGTGAAGGGGATTTTCACTTTCCAGGAGAAAGGGGTGTGGTTTCctgtggaagaaaaaggaacaaaatgacCATGGAGGGTCATTGCCTTCTCCCAGGAGAGCAAATGGTGATTGGAGAGGTGAGGTGGTGTGAAGGTCTGACCAGCAGGCTTGGCATCATCGTTTTTTGTTATCTCAGTCTTGGGGAGAAAAACATGGGCACAGACTCCCATGAGCATTTTTGCATGCAATCACCTTTTATACAACGTTTTTATTAGTgttcttgctgtttttcttatctcattgatGTTTTCCAGTAAATTCTTATTTCAATCTATAATCTCTGCCCTTTTGTCCCTCTCTTACcaaagggaggggagggaagggagtgGTTGCTTAGACCCTAATTTCCATCTGGTTTTAAACCATGACATCTGCATAAGCATATTGATTTCAGTCCTGTACTCCTCCGAAGATTCCATTCAGTAAAAACCTTTTCTTCAAATAGGGTGTAAACTAGGAAAAGAATGAGCAATTCAATTTTCCCTCATGTTTatagaattatttcttttggttgtgtcttttttttctttaaagcaaaTGGATTAGatgaagtaggaaaaaaattcctttatcAGACAAGTTGTATTCCTCAATACAATTTTTTAACCTACAAGAACAATGTTCTGTAATTTTCACTAGCTCTAACAACAACACATCCATATACTTTAAGGGAAAAGGTGAAAGCATCTGGAAACAATTCCATGCTTTGCTCACTGTGGCAAAGTTTCTCTggcatgcaaaaaaaaaaaaaagacatcttgcaaaaagaaaagtaataaaaagcTAATGCTTCAATAATGTTCACTAACTTCATTAGAACTACTAAAGAGGGTTGTAACTATTACCAAGGCCTGAACCAAACCACTTGAAACAGATGATGTGTTTTCCTTGCAAGGTAGTGATAGAGGTTGCTGGATCAAAATAAACAGATGCAGTTAACTGAAGCATGTACTCACCAGGATGTGCTTGTAAAAACAAGACAGATAAAAAAGGAAGACAACAGTAACAAAAGTTGGAATTTGGTTTGAAGATAGTTTTGACTAAAAAAATGCAGGGGAAAAATTGCAGCCAAAAGGTATTCAACCTGTGAACAATTTTATTTGGAAGGACCTAGAAAATGTGAACATACTGTCTCATGAAAGGCGAAGAAACAGCCAAAAGAGTCAGTGAACCATtatgaaatttttctttctgaaattcaaCTAAATCAAACATTTTTAGAGAAGTAGAAAATCCATGAGGTTATTTTTCCAGACAACTAATAATCTCATCTGCCAGTTGTTTCATTCCCAAGAAAGAGTTCTTAAAAAGATCAAGGTGCTACAAGACCCCAGAATTAGAGTCTCTGTCTCAGTATTTCATCTCCCACCTTCTAGTCTCTCTAGTTTAATAGTGATTTTTGCCAAGCAGGTGATTCCCTAAAGAAATGATCTTACCGCCACAGTTCCACTTCTTCTTGCGACATAGATGCAGTCCTGGCTGATTCTTTGTAGAAGTTTTTCTCAATTGGAGGCAAGCCTTAAACAATCAGAAAAATCCCACTCAAATCAGCAAGAAATAATGCAGAGTCAATGTAAGTCTGCTAAAGCTTAAGATGGAAAGCCCAGGACCCAGAAAGTGCCTTGAGCCAGAAGACTAGCTGGAAGTATGGAAAACCATTGCTCACGTAAAAAGATGAGGGCTGAGACAAACACTTCAATATCTGCAAAAAACCCACTCCCTCACTTTTAAAGTTCTGAATATACTACTGTACTAACACATACAGTAGTATATTTAACAACTcctagtttgtttttttattttttggtggCAACATACAAAACAACACCGTTTTCAAAGGGTGACATTCAAAATACCACAAGAGTAAGAGGTTTAAGTCTTGGCACAGTAATCAGTATCCTCCATGACCATGTTGAGAAATGCTGCCATGGCCAGCTCACTGCAAATACGTCACTGAAGAAACATTCAGTCATCTCAAAGCAAGTATTAGAAAGTTTAAGCATTCCAACAGATTTACCACATAAAGACAAGTATAATACAATCAAAATTGTAAAACTAACCTGCCCACTTCATAGATTCATATTTGGCCCTGTTTTCTCGAAGAGAGGCCCAGTTAATTACTGGTTTCTTTGGGTTATTTTCAGGCTTGATAATGTCCAAGGTTTTTCCTGCAGAGTTAGTaacaaaatgctgctgtttgATGGAACAAACATGGGGAGAAATCTCCCCTCAaaacaaatgtgttttctaTTGCAGGCctcatatattttaaatatacatgAAACATATATATAagtggaaaattatttcccagaTCTCTACCCTGAAACATTGCTAAAATGTGTACAAATTCAGTTTTgataaaaaaagggaaacatttcAACATCCTTAGCTACTTAAAGGAAGTAATGACAGGGTATGACATGCTTCTCCAGCTATAAACTAGGTTTGTTGTGCTGCAAGGTTTGGAAACCAGTAGATGATATgcagagaaaaagctttaaCAGCTACAAGAGCAAAGCCTAAAGCATCCAACAACACCACAATAAAGTCTAAGTCTAGTTATATTCCATACTTCTTTTTTGATGAGATTAACACATCCTAAGTAAGTGCAGTTTAACCTGAAGATATAAATAGCAACACAGTTGTGTGGAAAATTAGTGGAAAGGCAGGAAACATAGGGATAACACTGTCACAAACCCAAAGGTAGCTTTAAATACTTCTAGTCTCTTGAAACATACTCATCCACCTTCTGGGACACTTCTAAAAAGGAAACACACAACTACTCCAGTCCTTATTCTAATGCTGGAACATAATTCCTGGATCCCTTCTTCCTCATCAGAGCATCAGATCAACAACTGTGGATGGTGTTCGCCTGTGCAAAAAACTGCTGGGAGCACATACAAGACATACCAATAATATAGGCAGCATCCAAACATACAAAAATGATTTCTATATCCATGTAACACAGCTACCACAGGAAAGCCTAGTAAAGCCAGGTACAAAGTGCAGCACCAAATCTCAAGACATTAACAACCCTTGAAAGCAGTAGGAAGTCAGCATGGCCGTGCTATGATCAGCACTTTACAGACTGTCTTTACAAAGGTTTACTGAATTGTAATTCTCCACAGATACCAGATTAAAACTTGCACTAGAGCCAATACTGTTATTTTGGAGGAATCAAACTGATAGTGCAAGAACCAAGGTGGTATAACATTCTGCATCCATAAAATTGTTGAAGACACACAAGAACTGGTTTTCATGGAATCCTGGCAGTTTGGTGGGAGGGGGAACTGTCCATAGTTGAAAAAAAGGAGGATGTCTTGGTATTTCTGTTTTAAGAAGATGCCATTGCCCAAGAACAAGGTTTAAGAGGTTTAAGTTAACTTACTTGGCAAAATACTAACAATATAAAAAGACTCCAGCAAACTACCAAATATATGGAACACAATAATATTTTTGCCCCCAACCTCACATTTCTTACCTTTCTCTGTCCCACCTCTAACATAGTTTTGTCCAGAACTTGTAATAAGATTGTCAATCAACATCTTGGCTTTGTTTTGCACATCAATGCTGCCAAAAATCTTTACTTCAGATTCATAGGTTCCTCTTGTAACCTATGGTCAAAAACatcactgaattttttttccatactgCAAAGACAAACATTATACAAGAACAcatactgaaaataatttttgatctttttttctctgaagtttaACTTGTTCTATGAAAAGAtagatttatttccttctaaaattGAAGGTAATAAATGCaaacttaaggaaaaaaaaatcaataactTTTTCGTATTTTCACATAACATCCAAATTGCACCCTCAATTCCACTTTCTTTACACCAACTCTAAAACAGTGGCATTATTACAGCTATTGTAACACCCTTAAACTTCCTTCAAATGGTttacacagaaacaaaaccaagtaTGTCCCCAAAAAAGCCCATTCCTTGACAACATACAGCACATGGTACCTTTATCCTGGAACCTGAAGAATCCTCAAGTTCTTTAATTTTACTTCCACCCCTACCTGTTATAAAGATACACAGCAGGTATTACAGAGATTTAGGACAAACTGCCCAAACCTAGACATTAATTGTATGTATTTTGTTTGTGACCAAACCCTGAGACTTTCATATGAGTGCGTGTACCTACAAATAAAAGCACTTTTGACATCAAACCGTTGGAGACTGTAGGTACCTCTTCTGTCAATTAAACAAACGCAAGGTTTGTATGTAGGGGAATGCCCTTCAGTAGAAGAGATGGAGGAGTAAAGCTAGATCAAGAGATTGTCACCCTTCCTTCATGTGACTAGAGGGGCTTCAGAACACTTGCACACTGCTGGCCTTGAGAAACAGACATCAACTCAATCACTTTAGGGTGGACAAGTTTCCCTGGCGAGTGGCGGACACTGCAAGAGCAGCCTGCCGTGCCCAGGTGGATGGAGAGAGCCGCACGGAACTGCGAGGGCCCCTCCGCGGCCAGGCTGACGGAGGGCAGGGACCCACTCCCTCAGGGCACGGGGGGGACCGGCTCCTCCCCACCCGCTTACCCCAGGGGCCAAGCACCCGGCCCGGGGGTGCACCGGCATTACCTATGAGAGCCCCGACCAGGGCGCTATCCAGGTGGAAGCAGAGCGGCGCCGCAGAGTCCCGAGCCTGGCCGGCCGCAGCTCGGGGCGGCCGCTGCCGCGCTGCCCGCCTCGGGCCGCCGGAGCCTTCAGCGCCTCGCGGCTCCCACCCTTCCCCTCCGGCATTTCCCGTGCCCTTCCCCCATCGCCCGCCGCTCTCCCCGGAGCCGCGGCCCCACGAAGGGGTGCTGGGCGACCAGCACAGCgccccggcagcagcagcggcggcccGCGGCCAGTCCGGCGCGCCCAGCTCCTCATCGCTGCTCGCGTCCCAGTCCGACATGGCGGCCGCTCCCGCCTCGGCCGCCCATGCGGAGGAACTTGGCGCGTCTCAAGCCCGGGGCGCGCTGATTGGCCGGGGCGGGCCGCTCTCTGAGCTGTGATTGGCTGGCTCCGCAGGGGGGGCGGGGCTCTATGGCTGCCCCTGCTGTGTTTTCGGGGGATCACGGAGTCGGTTCGGCTGGAAAAGGCCTCGGGGACCATGGCGTCCTACCCGTGACCCAGCAGCGCCTTGTCAAACACGCCGTGGCACTGAGTGTTTGACACCATGCCACGTGCAGTGGTTCCTTAAGCACTTCGAGCATGCTGACTCCCCCgctccctggacagcctgttccaatgcctgcTCACTCTTTCTGcaaagaacttcttcctaatgCGCAACCTAAACCGGCCCCGGCGCACTTTgggactgtgtcctcttgtcctgtcaccggttgcctgggagaagaggccgaCCCCCACCTAGCAACAGCCTCGTGtcaggcagctgtagagagCCATAAGGGCCTCCCTGGGCTTCCTTTGCTTCAGGATAAGCGACCCcatttccctcagctgctcctcacaggactggTGCTCCACACCCTCCACAGccttgcccttctctggactcgcTCCAGCACCTCATGTCTTTTCTGCAGCGAGGGGCGCAGCACTGGAGAGAGGacttgaggtgtggcctcaccagtgctcaGTACTGGAGGGTCAATCattgccctggtcctgctggccacactattgct
This window of the Ammospiza nelsoni isolate bAmmNel1 chromosome 3, bAmmNel1.pri, whole genome shotgun sequence genome carries:
- the DDX43 gene encoding probable ATP-dependent RNA helicase DDX43, which codes for MSDWDASSDEELGAPDWPRAAAAAAGALCWSPSTPSWGRGSGESGGRWGKGTGNAGGEGWEPRGAEGSGGPRRAARQRPPRAAAGQARDSAAPLCFHLDSALVGALIGRGGSKIKELEDSSGSRIKVTRGTYESEVKIFGSIDVQNKAKMLIDNLITSSGQNYVRGGTEKGKTLDIIKPENNPKKPVINWASLRENRAKYESMKWAGLPPIEKNFYKESARTASMSQEEVELWRKENNNITCDDLKEDEKRCIPNPVCKFEDVFEHYPDIMANIRKVGFQKPTPIQSQAWPIILQGIDLIGIAQTGTGKTLAYLMPGFIHLTSQPISKDQRGGPGMLVLAPTRELALQVEAECSKYAYKGIKSICVYGGGDRKGQIDMVTKGVDIVIATPGRLNDLQMNNFINLKSITYLVLDEADRMLDMGFEPQIMKILIDVRPDRQTVMTSATWPDGVRRLAKSYLKNPMIVYVGTLDLTAVSTVQQKVIVIPEEEKRAFMHSFIKSMKPNDKVIIFVGKKLTADDLASDFGIQGIPVQSLHGNREQCDREQALDDFKKGKVRILVATDLASRGLDVHDITHVFNFDFPRNIEEYVHRVGRTGRAGRSGEAVTLVTSNDWRFASELADILERANQVVPDELMAMAERYKQSQMRKENEKDIQRPWRKPSK